From Thalassovita sp.:
CGCGACGGCCTTGTTGATATGGCTGATCGCCTTGTCGGTCTGTGAATTGCGGTGATAGGCCACCGCCTGTCGCATCAGTTTGATGTCCTGGCTCGCACTGTCTTTGGCGCGGCGGAGGGTCCAGCTGGGCGCCCGCAGAAAGGCCGAAAGCTTGCCCTGCGCGCGGGCGAACCAATAGTCCGCGGTTTTGCTGTCCGCGGGCTTCTTCGTGACTGCACTGCTGAGCGCGGTCACCGCGCGCACGCGGTCCCGGCTGAGCGGGTGGGTGCGGGCATAGGGATCCTGACGATGTTCGCTCAGCAACTCCTGACCGCGAAAGAGGTTCAGCACTTCAAGGAAGGCTTTGGGGTCAATGTTTGCTGCTGCCATATACCGAATGGCGGATGCATCCGCGGCGCTTTCCTCGGCCCGTGTATGGCCCTTAAAGACACGTTCCGCTGAACTGGCGGATCCCAGCGAAATCCCGGTGGCGGCACTTGGGTCAGCCCCTGCCGCCGCGGCCGCCACCGCCAATGCCAGGCCCAACGCCGCAGCTGAGCGGGCCGCGCGGGCGTTTTGCGGCCGACGCGACAGATGGCCATTGGCGATATGGGCGGCCTCATGGGCCACAACAGCCTGCAATTCGGCTGCGGATTTCATTTTCAGGATCAGGCCGGAGTGGAGGAAAATATGGCGATTGTCGACGACAAAGGCGTTCAGCGCCGGATCCTTGATGACCAGTACCTTGATCGAACCGGCTGACAGGCCGGCCGCATCCAGCACCGGTTTGGCCAACCGCCCCAACGCATATTCAATATCGGGATCGCGTAACAGCGTTGCTGCCAGCGTTGCAATCGGCTGCAACACCAGCACAGCCGCCACCATAATAACTTTCACCAATCCGGTCATTGACGCTGCACCTGTTTCACAGTCAAAGGGCATAAAGTGACGGCAGCATGGGAGATAGCGATGCGGAACTCAAGGCGCTCTGAGGTGGATCCCTTTATTGTGATGGATGTGATGGAGGCCGCGCGCGCCGCTGAGGAGGCAGGCCGCGACATCATCCATATGGAAGTTGGTCAACCGGGCACCGCAGCGCCCGCCGCGGCCCGCGCCGCCCTGGCACAAGCGATGGAGCAGGGCAGCCTGGGCTACACGGTTGCTTTGGGTCTGCCGGAACTGCGCAAACGCATCGCGCGGATGTATGGCGAATGGTACAATGTGGATCTGGATTGGAACCGTGTGGTGATCACTCCGGGCTCCTCCGGCGCGTTTTTGCTGACCTTCACCTCACTTTTTGACACCGGCGATCGCGTCGGCATCGGCGCCCCGGGCTACCCGTCTTATCGCCAGATCCTGTCCGCCCTCGATCTGACACCGGTGGATCTGCAAAGCTCTCCTGCGAACCGGTTGCAGCCGGTGCCGGCGGATTTTGCCGATCAGAACCTCAACGGTCTGATGGTGGCCTCCCCCGCGAACCCTTCGGGCACCATGCTGGATCGCGGTGCCATGCAGGGGCTGATTGACGCCTGTCAGGCGGGTGGGGTCAGATTCATCTCGGATGAGATCTACCATGGCATTGAATATGAAGCGAAAGCGGTCACCGCACTGGAATTGACCGATGACTGCTATGTAATCAATTCCTTCTCCAAATATTTCTCGATGACCGGCTGGCGCTGCGGCTGGATGGTGGTGCCCGAAGACCATGTGCGCGTCATCGAACGTCTGGCACAGAACATGTTTATCTGTTCGCCCCATGCCAGTCAGATCGTCGCCCTGCACGCGATGGACTGCGAGGAGGAGCTGGAAGCCAACATGCAGGTCTATCGCCAGAACCGGCAATTGATGTTGGAGGGGCTGCCAAAGGCAGGCTTCACCAAAATCGCCCCGCCGGATGGCGCCTTCTTTGTTTATGCGGATGTCAGTGACCTGACCGAAGACAGCCGCGCCTTTGCCGCTGAGATCCTGGAACAGGCAGGTGTTGCCGTCACACCGGGCCTTGATTTCGATCCGGTGCGTGGGGCTGGTACGCTGCGGTTTTCCTACGCGCGTGAAACCGCGCAGATCGAGGAAGGCCTGTTGCGGCTGCAGCGTTTCATGGCGGGACGCAGCGCCTGAGGCAGCTGTTGTATTTTGAGTATTTAAGAAACAGTGAAGAGGGCTGTCAGCGGTTTGCGGCAGCCCTTCGCTTTTCTGGCTGGTTTGGCTAGGCTGGGCGGCAACAAGAACGGGGGCGAATCCGGTGAGCAGGCTGATCAAGATTTGGATGGTGGCCCTGTGGTCGATGCTGGCAGGCATGGCGCAGGCACAGGAGTTGAGCGGTCTCGCCCGGGTTGAGGTGGGGCGCTCGCAGATCACCGACACCCGTGGTGGCGGGATTGAGCTGCGGCTTGGTCTGACCCAGGGTGTGCCTTACCGGGTTTACACGCTGGAAGCGCCGGAGCGGCTGGTGCTGGACTTTCGTGAGGTCGACTGGCGTGGCGTGACGCAGGAGGCGCTGTTGAACGCCGATGCGGTTGAAGGCTTGCGCTTTGGGGGCGTGCGCCCCGGATGGTCGCGGATGGTGGTGGATCTGGCGGGACCGCTGGCCATTGAGACGGTGGAGATGGTGCTAGAGGACAGCACGGGCGCGGCAGATCTGACCGTGGCGCTGAGCGCGGTGAGCGCAGAGCGTTTTGCTGAAGTATCGGGCGCGCCCTATGATCCGCGCTGGGATCTGCCGCCTGTCAGTGGCATGGCCAAGGTGACCGCGCTGCCCGGCGAGGGCCCGTTGCGGGTGATGTTGGACCCCGGTCACGGTGGCATTGATCCAGGCGCCGAGCGGGATGGCTATAATGAGAAAGAGCTGATGCTGTCCTTTGCGCTGGAGCTTAAAGAAACGCTTTTGAGATCAGGTGGTTTTGAGGTGATGCTGACGCGGGACGAAGATCGCTTTGTCTCACTGGAACGCCGTGTTGCGCTGGCACATGAGCAGGGCGCCCATGTCTTTATCTCACTGCACGCCGATGCCTTGGCCGCCGGTCAGGCGCATGGTGCAACGGTGCATCTGCTGTCTGACAGTGCCTCGGATGCGGCTTCGGCCAAATTGGCGGAGCGCCATGACCGCGATGATATCCTGTCGGGCGTGGATCTGACCGGCCAGGACGATGTGGTGGCGGATGTTCTGCTGGATCTGGCGCGCCAGGAAACCAAGCCGCGCGCCAAACGGCTGGCTGAGGCCATGGTGGAGGGTATCCGCGCCACTGGTGCACCGATGAACAAACGACCGCTGCGCCATGCAGGGTTTTCGGTGCTGAAGGCGGCTGATATCCCTTCGGTCCTCTTGGAGGTTGGCTTTATGTCCAGCCCCCGGGATCTGGAAAACCTGACCAACCGGCAATGGCGGATTTCTGTTGCTGCGGGCATTCGCGATGCGCTGCGGACCTGGGCACGGGAGGATGCGGCGCTGTCTCAATTGGTGCGGCAGTAGCCCCTGACAAGCCCTCGAGCAGCGGCAAAACATAGCCCAAGCGCTGCGTTTCACCCCAACTTGTTTTGACGCTCAAGGTGGGGGTGACTATAGAGTGGGCAGAACAAGACAAGGACGGCATTTGTGCTGAGGTTCATTCTATCGTTTTTCGGGGGCATCTTTACCCTGATCACCCTGGGAATTGCGGTCGCTGCGCTGAGCATCGGCTCGATTTTCTACATCTATGGCCGTGATCTGCCGAGCCATGAGGCGCTGGCCCAATACACGCCCCCGACCATCAGCCGGATCTATTCCGGTGAAGGGCGGATGATCGATGAATTTGCCAAAGAACGCCGTCTGTTCACCCCCGCCGAAGAAATCCCGGATCTGGTGAAATACGCCTTCATTTCGGCGGAAGATAAGAACTTCTACACCCACAAGGGCTATGATGCCCGCGGCATTGCCGCTGCAGCGGTGGAGGCGGTGCGTTCACGTGGTCAATCGGTGCGCGGTGCCTCGACCATCACCCAGCAGGTGATGAAGAACTTCCTCCTGGGGGGCGAACGCCGCATTGAGCGGAAGATCAAAGAGATCATCCTTGCGACCCGTGTGGAACAGACACTGAGCAAAGAGCAGATCCTTGAGCTCTACATGAATGAGATTTTCCTCGGCCAGAACTCCTACGGGGTGACGGCTGCGGCGCAGACCTATTTCAACAAGACGCTTGGCGAACTCAGCCCGCATGAGGCTGCGACACTGGCGTCGATGCCGAAAGCACCGGGCAAATTCCACCCCGTGCGCAACAAAGAGCGTGTGCTTGCGCGGCGGAACTTCGTGCTGAAAGAAATGTCGGAAAACGGCTACATCACCGAAGCGGCCTATCTGGCCCAGAAAGAGCTGCCGCTGCGTTCGGTTCAGAACGGCGATTTTGAAAGCTTCAAATCCGCCCTGCCGCCGCGGGATTACTTCACCGATGAGATCCGCCGCCAGCTGAGCCGTGATTTCGGGGAAGAACAGTTCTTTTCCGGCGGGATGACGGTGCGGGCCACTGTTGAGCCCGAGATGCAGATCAAAGCCGCCGAAGCGCTGCGCCGCGGGCTGGAGGATTATGACCGCAAACAAGGCGTCTGGCGTGGCACTGGTGTGACCATCCCCGCCGATCAGCTGGGCAGCGAAGCGGCCTGGCGCGCTGCGTTGGCTGATGCCGAGGTGCCGCGCGACATCACCCTGAACGGCAAATGGCATCCGGCCGTTGTGCTGCGTCAGGGCAACAATGATGTGCGCATTGGTATCGAAGGCGTGGATGAGGACGAGGACGGCCATTGGATCATCGGCAAAGATGTGACCTGGGCTGCCCCTCAGCTGGAGGATGGCAAGGTTGGCCGCAAGGCAAAAAACGCCCCTGATCTGCTGAACGTTGGCGATGTGGTTCTGGTCCGTGCCCTGACCAAGGATGATGACGGCAGCTTCGTGCGCTGGACCCTGCGCCAGGTGCCTGAAATCCAGGGTGGTTTCATGGCGATGGACGTCAACACCGGCCGTGTGATCGCGATGCAGGGCGGCTTCAGCTACCAGCATTCGGTGTTTAACCGCACCACCCAGGCGCAGCGTCAGCCAGGCTCGTCCTTCAAACCCTTCGTTTATGCGGCTGCGCTGGACAGTGGTTATTCACCGGCAACCATCGTGATCGACGCCCCGATTGAGGTGAACACCCCGCAGGGGCTGTGGCGCCCCAAGAACTCGTCCAACAAATTCTACGGCCCCACACCGCTGCGCACCGGCATTGAGCAATCGCGAAACCTGATGACCATCCGTCTGGCGCAAGAGGTCGGCATGGACGTGATCGCCAACTATGCCGAACGTTTTGGCGTTTATGACGATATGGGGCAGTTCCTGGCGAACTCACTGGGGGCGGATGAAACCACGCTTTACAAAATGGTGGCGGCCTATGCGATGTTTGCCAATGGCGGGGAGCGGGTTGAGCCGACGCTGGTGGACCGTATTCAGGACCGCTATGGCCAGACCATCTACCGTCACGATCAGCGTGATTGTGTGGAATGTGAACTGGCTGAACTGCCTGCAGATCAAAGCCCGCGCATCGTCAGCAACCGGGCCCGCGTGATGGATGAAACCACCGCGTATCAGCTGACCTCGATGATGAAAGGTGTGGTTGACCGCGGCACCGCGACCAACATTCGTGTTGGGGTGCCGATTGCGGGCAAAACCGGCACCACCAATGACTCACGCGATGTCTGGTTTGTCGGCTTTTCCTCCAACATCGTGGCCGGCTGCTACATGGGCCATGACAACCCGCGCCCGCTGGGCCGCGGCGCTTATGGCGGCACCATGTGTGGCCCGGTCTTTGCCGAGTTCATGAAAGAAGCGGTGCAGCGGTATGGCGGCGGCGCCTTTGAGGTGCCTGAGGGCGGCCGTTTCATCAAGATCGACCGCTATACTGGTGAGCGCCTGCCTGATGAAGCCAGCGGTGAGGCCGTTGTGGCCGAATACTTTCGCGATGGGGAGGAGCCGCTCTTTGGGATCACCTTTGACGGTGGTTTTGCCATGGGCGCAAACCTGCCCCTGTTCGAAGAGGTGCAGGAGGTCGGCCAGGAGGTCACCACCTCAACCGGGCGGACAACGGTGGTTGGGCCCAAGGCCAGCTTCGGTTCGGTCTCCTCAGGTGGCCTGTACTAGCGCACATGTGTGTCTGAAAATTCGAAGCACCCTGCGTCAGCGCGCAGGGTGTTTTTGTTTGCGCAGATCACACCCTCTAGGCGGGCAGACATAAATCGGCGATGCTGCGGGGGCGTTTGAACAGGATGGACCAACCCCCATGACCGATTTCCTTTTGCTTGCATTTACCTTTCTTGTGGCCGGGGTGGCCGCGGTGCCGATCGCCTCAAAACTGGGGTTAGGATCGGTGCTGGGCTATCTGATCGCGGGGATTGCGATCAGCCCGGTTCTGGCGATCCTTGGGGTTGATGTGATTGCCATCCAGCACTTCGCCGAATTTGGCGTGGTCATGATGCTGTTCCTCGTCGGGCTGGAGTTGGAGCCCAAGGTTCTGTGGCAGATGCGGGCCCGTCTGTTGGGCCTTGGCGGCGGGCAGGTGGGGCTGACCACGGTTGCGGTTGCGGCTGTCGCCTACCTTATGGGGCAGCCGTTTAACGTGGCTTTGGCCATCGGTCTGGTGCTGGCGCTTTCCTCCACCGCGATTGTCCTGCAGACGCTGAATGAAAAGGGGCTGATGAAATCCGACGGCGGGCAATCCAGTTTCTCCGTTCTGCTGACCCAGGACATCGCCGTGATCCCGATGTTGGCCTTCATCCCGCTGCTGGCGATGCCGGATCTGGTGAATATGGCGCCGGGTCTGGAAGGTGCGGGCAGTTCGGGCCATGCCGGTGGTGACAGCGGCGGCTTTAGCCTAGTGGCTGGCCTGCCGGGTTGGCAGGTCACGTTGATCACACTTGGCGCCATTGCCTTTGTTGTGGTCGGGGGCATTTCGCTCACCTCACCGATTTTCCGCTTCATCTCAGCCGCGAACCTGCGCGAGTTGTTCACCGCTGCGGCGCTGATGATGGTGGTGGGCATTGCCCTATTGATGACCCTTGTTGGTCTGTCGCCGGCGCTTGGCACCTTCCTGGCCGGTGTTGTTTTGGCGAACTCAGAATATCGCCATGAGTTGGAAAGTGACATTGACCCCTTCAAGGGCCTGCTGCTGGGGCTGTTTTTCATGACGGTGGGGGCGGGGATCAACTTTGGCCTGCTGTTTGACAACATCCTGACCATTCTGGCGCTGACTCTTGGCCTGATTGCGTTGAAGGCCGCAATCCTGCTGCTGCTGGCCCGTCTGTTCAAGCTGGAAGGCAGCGATAAATGGCTGTTTGCGCTTGGCCTTGCGCAGGCGGGTGAATTTGGCTTCGTGCTGCTGTCCTTCACCGTGGCCAATGCGGTGATCCCGGCGGCGATTGCGGATCAGCTGCTGCTGGTAGTGGCGCTGTCGATGCTGCTGACGCCGGCGCTGTTTATCCTCTATGATCGTGTCTTTGCCGCGATCGGGGTTGAGGATCAGGAACGTGAAGCGGATGAGATGCCCGATGGCGCCAAGATCATCATCGCAGGCGCCGGCCGCATCGGTGGGCTGGTCAACCGGATCGCCGAGGCCGCGGGCTATCAGCCCACGGTGATTGACTACAGCTCCAAACGGTTGGAGATCCTGAAAAAATTCGGCGTGAAACACTACTACGGCGATGCCACCCGGCCGGATCTGTTGCACGCCGCAGGCATCCAAGAGGCCAAGGTGCTGGTCATCGCCATTGATGACCGCGAAAAGATCAGCGAGCTGACCCATTACGTCAGCAAAAACTACCCGCATGTGCATATCGTGACCCGTGCAGTGGACCGGGATCATGTCTATGACCTCTGGGCGCATGGCAGCCGCGACATCATCCGCGAAACCTACGACAGTTCCCTGCGCATGGGGCGCAGCCTGTTCGAGGCCTTGGGCATTGACCGCCCTATCGCGGAAGAAATGCTTGAGGTCTTCAATGAAACGGACCGCCGGGCGATGCTGGCTGTTGCGGATGCCCATAAGGTTGGTGTGGCGAGCCATGAAAACGATGAATACGTCGAAAGGGTGCGCTCCATGCTGGATGAATGGCAGACCCAGCTGCAGGCCGATATTGAGGTGGTGCGCCAAGGCGGGCCGCGCCCTGACCGGTCGGCTGACGGCTAGGGCTGAAGGGCAGACTTTTCCCAAAGGGCGGCGGCATGATGCGGCCGCCCTTGAACCATGGGGCCTGCGGTTTACCATTCCCAGCACTCACCAGCGAAGGACTGAGACCGTTTTGAAAACACCCCTGCGTTCCGCCCTGACCCTTTCATTGGCTGCGTTGATCACTGCGGCGTTTGTCCCCCACGGCAGGGCCGAGATGCGGCCGATCTTTGATGCCCATATCCACTACAGTCATGATGCGGTGGAGCGTGTGCCGCCAGAACAGATCGCCAAGATCCTGCGTGAGGCCGGCGTGAAAAAGGCGCTGGTTTCCAGCTCTGATGACAACGGCACGCAACTGCTGCTGGCCGCCGCGCCTGATATCGTTGTGCCTGCTCTACGGCCTTATAGCCGGCGGGGGGCGATTGGCACCTGGATGCATGATGCCTCGGTCATCGACTATCTGCAGCGCAACCTGGCCCAGAATGACTATGCCGCGATTGGGGAGTTTCATGCCTATGGCGACGATATCAAGACCGAGGTGATCCAGGCGCTGATCGCCATGGCCAAGGAACGGAACCTGCTGCTGCATCATCACGGTGACCGCGCCGCGCTGGATCTGATTTTTGCCACATGGCCTGAGGCGCGGGTGCTTTGGGCGCATTCGGGGTTTGATGATCCGGCAGATGTTGTTGAAGCACTGGACACCTATCCGCGGCTTTGGGCGGATCTGGCCTATCGCTCTGACATGGCCGTCGGCGGGCAGGTCACAGCAGACTGGCGTGCCGCCTTTGAGGCGCATCCGGATCGGTTCATGGTGGGCACGGACACCTTCGCGCCTGAACGCTGGTACTACGTGGGGCCGCATGCTGACTTTACCCGCGGCTGGCTGGCCGATCTGCCGGACGGCATTGCGGACCAGATCGCCTATGACAATGCGGCGCGGATGTTGGCGGCTAAATGAGGGCCAAATGAGAGGATGCGTTTTTGCTGTTCTAGCCGTAGCGTTGCCATCGGCGCCAGCCTTGGCCTGCGACGGGGAGGTGATGCAAAGCAGTACGGCAAAGGCACCGGAGGCCAGAATTCAATTTGAGCCGCCCCAGATCTCACAACCCTTTGTGGTGCGCGTGGCCCTATTTGACGGCGGGCAGGTGCTGACGGTTGATGCCATCATGCCGGCCCATCAACATGGGATGCTCTATCGTCCGAGTATGAGCACCCCGGAGCAAGGTCGCTATACGGTAGAGAACCTTGTGTTTCACATGCCGGGCCTCTGGCACATTCAGGTGCAGGCTGAGGTGGACGCGCGCCGCATCGATTATGTCTATGAGACCGTGGTGCAATGATCCGCCGGGGGCTGCGTGTTCTGCTTGCCGCTGCGGGGCTCTGGGGCAGCCTGCCTGCTTTGGCATTGGCCGAGGTGATCCTGAGCGATGCGGAGATTGCCCGGCTCAGCGCCTTCGGTCCCTGGCCGCCGGTGGCGGAGCCTGACCCCAGCAACCGCTTTTCCAGCGATCCACAGGCCATCGCGCTAGGGCAGGCGCTGTTCAATGATCCGATCCTGTCCTCAGATGGGCTGTTGTCCTGCGCCAGCTGCCACGATCCTGAGGGTGGTTTCACCCGGCCTGTCGCGCGCGGCATGGGGCGGGTTCTGCTGGACCGCAACATCCCCACGGTGCGCGATCTGGCGGGGTTGCGCTGGTTTGGCTGGGGTGGGCGCAGTGATGCGCTGTGGGCGGCCAGCCTGCATCCGATTGTGGATCCCACCGAAATGGCCCATGCGCCTGAGGCGTTGAAGGTGAGCCTGCTAAACTCCCCCTATGCCGAGTGGCTGGAACAGCTGCTGGGTCCCTTGCAGGGCCATACGGGGGAGGCGGTGTTGGTCAATATCGCCAAGTTGCTGGCGGCCTATCAGGAAACGCTGGTCAGCGCGCCAACCCCGTTTGATCAGTTCCGTCTTGACCTGCTGCAGGGGCAGGCGGTCAGTTACCCCTTGGCCGCGCAGCGGGGATTGCAGATCTTTCTGGGCCGCGGGAACTGCAGTTTCTGCCATGTTGGTCCACGTTTCACCAACAATGAATTTCACGACGCCGGGGTGCCCTATTTCCTGTCTGCAACCCGGGTTGATCCGGGCCGCCATCAAGGGCTGCAACGGCTGCTGTCTAGCCCCTACACGCTGGACAGCCAGTGGAGTGATGATCCGGCCCGCACCGGCGCCTGGGCGCTGCGGTCGGTGCGCCAGCGCCACAGTGATTTCGGCAGTTTTCGCACACCAACTTTGCGCGGCCTGACCGATACTGCGCCCTATATGCATGACGGCAGCCTGCCCACACTGGAGGCCGTGGTGCGTCATTACAGTGAGATCAACACCGAGCGCCTGCATGCAGATGGTGAGGCGATCCTTGCGCCTTTTCACCTGTCAGAGCGGGAGGTGGCGGATCTGGTTGCCTTCCTTCAAACGCTCAGCGTGCCTGACGGGTAAGGATTTGAGTATTTAAGGAACATTGAAAAGGCCATAGCCAAAGATGCGGCGCTTGCCCCTGCTGCGCCACCTTGCTATCACGCAGCACTGACAAGAGATAAGCAGGATTGCCCCATGCGCGCCGAAGTTCAGAACATCGTTTCCGAGATTGAAAAGTCCCTGGCGCTGCTGCGTCAGCGGATGGATTATGAGACGGCGCAATTCCGCATGGAAGAGTTCAACGCCCGGGTTGAAGACCCGACGCTGTGGGACGATCCGGAAAACGCCCAGAAACTGATGCGCGAGCGTCAGACCCTGCTGGATGCGATCAAAACCCATGACGATATGCAGCAAGAGGTTGCCGATAACATCGAGCTGATCGAACTGGGTGAGATGGAAGAAGATGATGAGGTGATCGCTGACGCCGAAGCCGCGTTGAAGGCGCTGGTCGCCAAGGCGGCTGAGAAAGAGCTGGAAGCGCTTCTCAATGGGGAAGCAGACAGCAACGATACCTTCCTTGAGATCAACTCGGGCGCGGGCGGCACGGAAAGCTGCGACTGGGCCTCGATGCTGGCGCGGATGTATGTCCGCTGGGCGGAGAAGAAGGGCTATAAGGTTGAACTGCAGTCGATGACCGCGGGCGAAGAGGCGGGCATCAAATCCGCCGCTTATAAGATCACCGGCCACAACGCCTATGGTTGGCTGAAGTCGGAATCGGGTGTGCACCGTCTGGTGCGGATCTCACCCTATGACTCGGCTGCGAAACGGCACACCTCGTTCAGCTCGGTCTGGGTCTACCCGGTGGTGGATGACAATATTGAGATTGAGGTGAACCCGTCCGATATCCGGATCGACACCTATCGTTCCTCTGGCGCCGGTGGTCAGCACGTGAACACCACAGACTCGGCCGTTCGGATCACCCACATTCCCACCGGTGTGGTCACCACCAGTTCGGAAAAATCGCAGCACCAGAACCGTGACATCGCCATGAAAGCGCTGAAATCGCGGCTGTATCAGATGGAATTGGACCGCCGCAACGCCGCCATCAACGAGGCGCATGAGAACAAAGGGGATGCCGGCTGGGGCAACCAGATCCGCTCCTACGTTCTGCAGCCCTATCAGATGGTGAAGGACCTGCGCACCAGCCATGAGACATCGGACACCAAAGGGGTGCTGGACGGTGATCTGGATGGGTTCATGGCCGCCACACTGGCGATGGATGTGTCCGGCAAAAGCCGCTCGGAAGCGCAGGCAGACGATTGATCTGACCGTCAGTCAACGTGAATGGTTGAGATGACAAAGGCGGGTTCAGTGACCCGCCCTTTTTTGATGTGGTGTCTTGTGGTTAGCGCCGGAACCTCACATGGTTTGATGGCCCCTGTGACCCAAGAAATCGGATCGATAAGATGATTTTGGAAATCCGCCACTACACATTAAAACCCGGCAAGCGGGAAGAGTTCATCGCCTATTTTGAAACCCGCAACCGCGAAGCCCTGCGCGAGGCTGGGATGCTGGTCTGGGGACCGGTGCGCGATGTGGAACATCCTGACAAGGTGCATTGGATGCGGGCCTTTGCTGACGAAGCTGCGCGGGAGCGGCTGAAAGAGGCGTTTTACAACGGTCCCGTGTGGTTGGAGGAGGTCGAAGCAAAGGCCATGCCGCTGATCGCGCATTATCAGGCGGATGTGGTCGAAACCACCGCTGGATTTGAGAATTTCGCAGGCGCCCCGACGCTCTGATGCTAAGAGTTTGGCGGCGTTTGGTCGTTGTCCATTAGGATAGCGTGCCGATAAAAGATTGTCTCCCAACGCTTTATCGGCAATCCTCATATTCGAGCGGAGGAAGGTGATGGATATTCTCGACTGCGACGCGCTGGAACTTTCGGCGCTGCTGGAGGCAAGAGACCTCAGCGCGGTCGAACTGATGCGCGCCACGCTGGAGCGGATCACCGCCATCAATGATGATGTAAATGCCATTGTTGCCCTGCGCGATGGCGACCGGCTTTTGGATGAGGCGCGCGCCATTGATCAGACCGAGCGGCGCGGATGGCTGCACGGGATCCCTTTGGCGGTGAAGGATCTGGCCAATGTCGAAGGGCTGGTCACCTCGATGGGCTCCCCGATGCAGGCGCGCACCGTGGCGCCGCAGGACAGCGTGTTTGTGGAACGGATGCGCCGTGCCGGGGGACTGTTTATTGGCAAAACCAATGCACCTGAATTTGGCCTTGGCTCACATACCTTCAATGACGTCTATGGCGCCACCCGCAATCCCTATGATCTGACCCGGTCCTCCGGTGGATCCTCTGGCGGTGCGGCGGCGGCGTTGGCAACGCGCATGGTCAGCGTGTCGGATGGGTCTGACATGATGGGATCGCTGCGCAACCCGGCGGCCTGGAACAACGTCTATGGCTTCCGCCCCAGCTGGGGCCGGGTGCCGTCCGATCCCGATGGTGAGCTTTTCCATAACCAGCTGTCGACCAATGGGCCGATGGGCCGGTCCCCTGCCGATATTGCAGCCCTGCTGGAGGTGATGGGCGGCTGGGATATGCGCCAGCCTTACGGCCTGCTGCCGCAGATGTTTGTTGACCGCATCCGCACCAATGTGAACGGGCTGCGGATTGGCTGGCTGGCGGA
This genomic window contains:
- a CDS encoding amidohydrolase family protein; this encodes MRPIFDAHIHYSHDAVERVPPEQIAKILREAGVKKALVSSSDDNGTQLLLAAAPDIVVPALRPYSRRGAIGTWMHDASVIDYLQRNLAQNDYAAIGEFHAYGDDIKTEVIQALIAMAKERNLLLHHHGDRAALDLIFATWPEARVLWAHSGFDDPADVVEALDTYPRLWADLAYRSDMAVGGQVTADWRAAFEAHPDRFMVGTDTFAPERWYYVGPHADFTRGWLADLPDGIADQIAYDNAARMLAAK
- the prfB gene encoding peptide chain release factor 2, which codes for MRAEVQNIVSEIEKSLALLRQRMDYETAQFRMEEFNARVEDPTLWDDPENAQKLMRERQTLLDAIKTHDDMQQEVADNIELIELGEMEEDDEVIADAEAALKALVAKAAEKELEALLNGEADSNDTFLEINSGAGGTESCDWASMLARMYVRWAEKKGYKVELQSMTAGEEAGIKSAAYKITGHNAYGWLKSESGVHRLVRISPYDSAAKRHTSFSSVWVYPVVDDNIEIEVNPSDIRIDTYRSSGAGGQHVNTTDSAVRITHIPTGVVTTSSEKSQHQNRDIAMKALKSRLYQMELDRRNAAINEAHENKGDAGWGNQIRSYVLQPYQMVKDLRTSHETSDTKGVLDGDLDGFMAATLAMDVSGKSRSEAQADD
- a CDS encoding putative quinol monooxygenase, which gives rise to MILEIRHYTLKPGKREEFIAYFETRNREALREAGMLVWGPVRDVEHPDKVHWMRAFADEAARERLKEAFYNGPVWLEEVEAKAMPLIAHYQADVVETTAGFENFAGAPTL
- a CDS encoding FixH family protein, which codes for MQSSTAKAPEARIQFEPPQISQPFVVRVALFDGGQVLTVDAIMPAHQHGMLYRPSMSTPEQGRYTVENLVFHMPGLWHIQVQAEVDARRIDYVYETVVQ
- a CDS encoding cytochrome-c peroxidase — its product is MIRRGLRVLLAAAGLWGSLPALALAEVILSDAEIARLSAFGPWPPVAEPDPSNRFSSDPQAIALGQALFNDPILSSDGLLSCASCHDPEGGFTRPVARGMGRVLLDRNIPTVRDLAGLRWFGWGGRSDALWAASLHPIVDPTEMAHAPEALKVSLLNSPYAEWLEQLLGPLQGHTGEAVLVNIAKLLAAYQETLVSAPTPFDQFRLDLLQGQAVSYPLAAQRGLQIFLGRGNCSFCHVGPRFTNNEFHDAGVPYFLSATRVDPGRHQGLQRLLSSPYTLDSQWSDDPARTGAWALRSVRQRHSDFGSFRTPTLRGLTDTAPYMHDGSLPTLEAVVRHYSEINTERLHADGEAILAPFHLSEREVADLVAFLQTLSVPDG
- a CDS encoding amidase, with translation MDILDCDALELSALLEARDLSAVELMRATLERITAINDDVNAIVALRDGDRLLDEARAIDQTERRGWLHGIPLAVKDLANVEGLVTSMGSPMQARTVAPQDSVFVERMRRAGGLFIGKTNAPEFGLGSHTFNDVYGATRNPYDLTRSSGGSSGGAAAALATRMVSVSDGSDMMGSLRNPAAWNNVYGFRPSWGRVPSDPDGELFHNQLSTNGPMGRSPADIAALLEVMGGWDMRQPYGLLPQMFVDRIRTNVNGLRIGWLADWGGAYPMEDGVLETCESALGVFEQLGCKVEYLAPPFPAVRLWEAWTTLRSWAIAGNLAPLHANRASRAQLKPEAIWEIEQGLELSGMAVNRASAARSDWYRAAIEQFAEVDVLMLPSAQCWPFPVEWRHPEEIAGQTMDTYHRWMEIVIPVSLLGLPCMSIPAGFGSQGLPMGMQLIGPPRGDLRVLQIAQAWHEATNWPGKHPPRPAQSLRLH
- a CDS encoding cation:proton antiporter yields the protein MTDFLLLAFTFLVAGVAAVPIASKLGLGSVLGYLIAGIAISPVLAILGVDVIAIQHFAEFGVVMMLFLVGLELEPKVLWQMRARLLGLGGGQVGLTTVAVAAVAYLMGQPFNVALAIGLVLALSSTAIVLQTLNEKGLMKSDGGQSSFSVLLTQDIAVIPMLAFIPLLAMPDLVNMAPGLEGAGSSGHAGGDSGGFSLVAGLPGWQVTLITLGAIAFVVVGGISLTSPIFRFISAANLRELFTAAALMMVVGIALLMTLVGLSPALGTFLAGVVLANSEYRHELESDIDPFKGLLLGLFFMTVGAGINFGLLFDNILTILALTLGLIALKAAILLLLARLFKLEGSDKWLFALGLAQAGEFGFVLLSFTVANAVIPAAIADQLLLVVALSMLLTPALFILYDRVFAAIGVEDQEREADEMPDGAKIIIAGAGRIGGLVNRIAEAAGYQPTVIDYSSKRLEILKKFGVKHYYGDATRPDLLHAAGIQEAKVLVIAIDDREKISELTHYVSKNYPHVHIVTRAVDRDHVYDLWAHGSRDIIRETYDSSLRMGRSLFEALGIDRPIAEEMLEVFNETDRRAMLAVADAHKVGVASHENDEYVERVRSMLDEWQTQLQADIEVVRQGGPRPDRSADG